A single Suricata suricatta isolate VVHF042 chromosome 2, meerkat_22Aug2017_6uvM2_HiC, whole genome shotgun sequence DNA region contains:
- the WBP1L gene encoding WW domain binding protein 1-like isoform X2 — translation MPFLLGLRQDKETCVGTNNQSYICDTGHCCGQSQCCNYYYELWWFWLVWTIIIILSCCCVCHHRRAKHRLQAQQRQHEINLIAYREAHNYSALPFYFRFLPNYLLPPYEEVVNRPPTPPPPYSAFQLQQQQQQLPVQCGPAGASPPGSDPTRVPQEAQSSPLSGPSRSSTRPPSIADTEPSDVPASTAATKAAEMEPSGSVAGLGELGPGAFLDKDSDCKEELLRDYSSEQGSTLPDSKDKTPGRHRRFTGDSGIEVCVCNRGHHDDDLKEFNTLIDDALDGPLDFCDSCHVRPPGDEEEGLCQPSEEQAREPGHPHLPRPPACLLLNTINEQDSPNSQSSSSPS, via the exons ATGCCTTTCCTTTTGGGTCTTAGACAG gataagGAAACCTGTGTGGGTACCAACAATCAAAGCTACATCTGTGACACAGGACACTGCTGTGGACAGTCTCAGTGCTGCAACTACTACTATGAACTCTGGT ggtTCTGGCTGGTGTggaccatcatcatcatcttgagCTGCTGCTGTGTGTGCCACCACCGCCGAGCCAAGCATCGCCTTCAGGCCCAGCAGCGGCAGCATGAAATCAACCTGATCGCCTATCGAGAAGCCCACAATTACTCAGCGCTGCCATTTTATTTCA GGTTTTTGCCAAACTATTTACTACCTCCTTATGAGGAAGTGGTGAACCGACCTCCGACTCCTCCCCCACCGTACAGTGCCTTCCAGctacagcagcagcagcagcagctgcctgTGCAGTGTGGCCCCGCGGGCGCCAGCCCCCCGGGCTCCGATCCCACCAGGGTCCCCCAGGAGGCGCAGAGTAGCCCCTTGTCGGGGCCCAGCAGAAGCAGCACGAGACCCCCGAGCATCGCAGACACTGAGCCCTCCGACGTGCCAGCCAGCACAGCAGCCACCAAAGCCGCAGAAATGGAGCCCAGTGGCTCTGTGGCAGGCCTGGGGGAGCTGGGCCCCGGGGCCTTCCTGGACAAAGATTCCGACTGTAAGGAGGAGCTGCTGCGAGATTACAGCTCCGAGCAAGGCAGCACCCTCCCCGATAGCAAAGACAAGACTCCTGGCCGACATCGCCGCTTCACAGGTGACTCAGGCATCGAGGTGTGTGTATGCAACCGGGGCCACCATGACGACGACCTCAAGGAGTTCAACACGCTCATTGACGACGCTCTGGATGGGCCCCTGGACTTCTGTGACAGCTGCCACGTGCGGCCCCCCGGTGACGAGGAGGAAGGGCTCTGCCAGCCCTCCGAGGAGCAGGCCCGCGAGCCCGGGCACCCCCACCTGCCACGGCCGCCCGCGTGCCTGCTGCTGAACACCATCAATGAGCAGGACTCCCCGAACTCTCAGAGCAGCAGCTCCCCCAGCTAG
- the WBP1L gene encoding WW domain binding protein 1-like isoform X1 produces the protein MERRRLLGGMALLLLQALPSPLSARAEPPQDKETCVGTNNQSYICDTGHCCGQSQCCNYYYELWWFWLVWTIIIILSCCCVCHHRRAKHRLQAQQRQHEINLIAYREAHNYSALPFYFRFLPNYLLPPYEEVVNRPPTPPPPYSAFQLQQQQQQLPVQCGPAGASPPGSDPTRVPQEAQSSPLSGPSRSSTRPPSIADTEPSDVPASTAATKAAEMEPSGSVAGLGELGPGAFLDKDSDCKEELLRDYSSEQGSTLPDSKDKTPGRHRRFTGDSGIEVCVCNRGHHDDDLKEFNTLIDDALDGPLDFCDSCHVRPPGDEEEGLCQPSEEQAREPGHPHLPRPPACLLLNTINEQDSPNSQSSSSPS, from the exons gataagGAAACCTGTGTGGGTACCAACAATCAAAGCTACATCTGTGACACAGGACACTGCTGTGGACAGTCTCAGTGCTGCAACTACTACTATGAACTCTGGT ggtTCTGGCTGGTGTggaccatcatcatcatcttgagCTGCTGCTGTGTGTGCCACCACCGCCGAGCCAAGCATCGCCTTCAGGCCCAGCAGCGGCAGCATGAAATCAACCTGATCGCCTATCGAGAAGCCCACAATTACTCAGCGCTGCCATTTTATTTCA GGTTTTTGCCAAACTATTTACTACCTCCTTATGAGGAAGTGGTGAACCGACCTCCGACTCCTCCCCCACCGTACAGTGCCTTCCAGctacagcagcagcagcagcagctgcctgTGCAGTGTGGCCCCGCGGGCGCCAGCCCCCCGGGCTCCGATCCCACCAGGGTCCCCCAGGAGGCGCAGAGTAGCCCCTTGTCGGGGCCCAGCAGAAGCAGCACGAGACCCCCGAGCATCGCAGACACTGAGCCCTCCGACGTGCCAGCCAGCACAGCAGCCACCAAAGCCGCAGAAATGGAGCCCAGTGGCTCTGTGGCAGGCCTGGGGGAGCTGGGCCCCGGGGCCTTCCTGGACAAAGATTCCGACTGTAAGGAGGAGCTGCTGCGAGATTACAGCTCCGAGCAAGGCAGCACCCTCCCCGATAGCAAAGACAAGACTCCTGGCCGACATCGCCGCTTCACAGGTGACTCAGGCATCGAGGTGTGTGTATGCAACCGGGGCCACCATGACGACGACCTCAAGGAGTTCAACACGCTCATTGACGACGCTCTGGATGGGCCCCTGGACTTCTGTGACAGCTGCCACGTGCGGCCCCCCGGTGACGAGGAGGAAGGGCTCTGCCAGCCCTCCGAGGAGCAGGCCCGCGAGCCCGGGCACCCCCACCTGCCACGGCCGCCCGCGTGCCTGCTGCTGAACACCATCAATGAGCAGGACTCCCCGAACTCTCAGAGCAGCAGCTCCCCCAGCTAG